From Hydractinia symbiolongicarpus strain clone_291-10 chromosome 11, HSymV2.1, whole genome shotgun sequence, the proteins below share one genomic window:
- the LOC130613915 gene encoding protein CBFA2T1-like isoform X1, with protein sequence MKPSLRRHRQQTCYRHPFFNAKTVPKIQFNYVQKNILAKMCKRSVVMPDSPVPVPADAPIVSSPARLHITTSTSQLIDGRPPISVATGLPNGYHATSPNQPLSPGLLNGMQLPPTCGARQLSKLKRFLTTLQQFGSDISPEIGERVRGLIVNLVNNAITVEEFHQQLQDATNFPLRPFVIPFLKANLPLLQQELIQCSHLSKRSPHQYLTPSESLSAHERERIKSEGEEFGFDRVGEKRKSDAERPKENGHHNEAHGLPAISPNKRKCRTPGYDQDSGTIVEQLMDSMKQDTDEWRNLETILQCIVTFVEKAKRSMSVLQDRCVRDREEMASWARAMAADAESEIKRRAVELTDDRINEVKRRAEDAVTDVKRKAVVELQKAVSAAEEKANDALSQAHQRMDKAVLEARRQATEETSIIINQQENSKENCWNCGRKANETCSGCNVARYCGAFCQHKDWEHHHKECGKHAKQSQESNSKSPRIETDSSTPDRKSSPRPVTTATTTTSKEASTSSTEAVMSTPPVPTTST encoded by the exons ATGAAGCCTTCTTTAAGAAGACACAGACAGCAAACTTGTTATCGAC ATCCATTCTTCAATGCAAAGACGGTACCAAAAATTCAATTCAATTATGTTCAAAAGAATATTTTGGCCAAGATGTGTA AACGCAGTGTAGTGATGCCAGATTCGCCAGTCCCCGTGCCTGCCGACGCTCCAATCGTATCGTCACCAGCGCGATTACATATCACCACCTCGACGTCGCAGTTGATTGATGGACGACCACCGATTTCCGTTGCAACTGGGTTACCGAACGGATATCATGCGACAAGTCCGAATCAACCGCTTTCACCCGGTTTATTAAATG GTATGCAGTTGCCACCCACTTGTGGTGCAAGACAGCTTAGCAAACTCAAACGCTTTCTCACCACCCTTCAACAGTTTGGTTCAGACATTTCACCAGAGATTGGCGAACGCGTCCGTGGTTTGATCGTAAATTTAGTG aacaacGCAATCACTGTGGAAGAATTTCACCAACAGTTACAGGATGCGACAAATTTCCCATTGCGGCCTTTTGTTATACCGTTCCTAAAG GCCAATCTACCGTTGCTTCAACAAGAATTGATTCAGTGTTCACACTTATCAAAGAGGTCTCCTCATCAGTACCTCACCCCCTCAGAATCGCTGTCCGCCCACGAACGTGAACGCATAAAAAGCGAAGGCGAAGAATTTGGTTTCGATCGGGTTGGAGAAAAAAGAAAGTCAGACGCTGAAAG acctaaagAAAATGGACACCACAACGAAGCACATGGTCTACCAGCAATATCTCCCAACAAAAGAAAATGTCGCA CGCCTGGTTATGATCAAGATAGTGGAACTATTGTTGAGCAGTTGATGGATAGCATGAAACAAGATACTGATGAATGGAGAAACTTAGAAACG ATTTTACAATGTATTGTAACGTTCGTTGAAAAAGCGAAGCGTTCTATGTCTGTCTTGCAAGATCGCTGTGTTCGAGATCGTGAAGAAATGGCGTCCTGGGCTAGAGCAATGGCGGCTGATGCTGAGTCCGAAATCAAGAGAAGAGCAG TCGAGCTGACCGACGATCGCATAAACGAAGTAAAGAGAAGAGCCGAAGATGCCGTCACCGATGTGAAACGTAAGGCGGTAGTTGAGCTACAAAAAGCTGTAAGCGCTGCGGAGGAGAAAGCTAATGATGCATTAAGCCAAGCTCATCAACGAATGGACAAAGCTGTGTTAGAAGCAAGACGACAAGCAACTGAAGAAACTTCCATCATTATAAACCAACAGGAGAATTCCAAAGag aaCTGTTGGAACTGCGGTAGAAAGGCGAATGAAACATGCAGTGGTTGTAACGTAGCTAGATACTGTGGTGCATTCTGTCAGCACAAGGACTGGGAACACCACCATAAAGAATGCGGTAAGCATGCAAAGCAGAGCCAAGAATCAAACAGTAAGTCACCTCGGATTGAAACAGATAGCTCAACACCTGATCGCAAGTCCAGTCCTCGACCAGTCACTACGGCAACAACCACCACTTCCAAAGAAGCAAGCACGAGCAGTACTGAGGCGGTGATGTCGACTCCTCCTGTTCCAACAACTTCAACTTGA
- the LOC130613915 gene encoding protein CBFA2T1-like isoform X3 — translation MYTLSYSSTFERSVVMPDSPVPVPADAPIVSSPARLHITTSTSQLIDGRPPISVATGLPNGYHATSPNQPLSPGLLNGMQLPPTCGARQLSKLKRFLTTLQQFGSDISPEIGERVRGLIVNLVNNAITVEEFHQQLQDATNFPLRPFVIPFLKANLPLLQQELIQCSHLSKRSPHQYLTPSESLSAHERERIKSEGEEFGFDRVGEKRKSDAERPKENGHHNEAHGLPAISPNKRKCRTPGYDQDSGTIVEQLMDSMKQDTDEWRNLETILQCIVTFVEKAKRSMSVLQDRCVRDREEMASWARAMAADAESEIKRRAVELTDDRINEVKRRAEDAVTDVKRKAVVELQKAVSAAEEKANDALSQAHQRMDKAVLEARRQATEETSIIINQQENSKENCWNCGRKANETCSGCNVARYCGAFCQHKDWEHHHKECGKHAKQSQESNSKSPRIETDSSTPDRKSSPRPVTTATTTTSKEASTSSTEAVMSTPPVPTTST, via the exons ATGTACACTCTCTCTTACAGTTCAACCTTCG AACGCAGTGTAGTGATGCCAGATTCGCCAGTCCCCGTGCCTGCCGACGCTCCAATCGTATCGTCACCAGCGCGATTACATATCACCACCTCGACGTCGCAGTTGATTGATGGACGACCACCGATTTCCGTTGCAACTGGGTTACCGAACGGATATCATGCGACAAGTCCGAATCAACCGCTTTCACCCGGTTTATTAAATG GTATGCAGTTGCCACCCACTTGTGGTGCAAGACAGCTTAGCAAACTCAAACGCTTTCTCACCACCCTTCAACAGTTTGGTTCAGACATTTCACCAGAGATTGGCGAACGCGTCCGTGGTTTGATCGTAAATTTAGTG aacaacGCAATCACTGTGGAAGAATTTCACCAACAGTTACAGGATGCGACAAATTTCCCATTGCGGCCTTTTGTTATACCGTTCCTAAAG GCCAATCTACCGTTGCTTCAACAAGAATTGATTCAGTGTTCACACTTATCAAAGAGGTCTCCTCATCAGTACCTCACCCCCTCAGAATCGCTGTCCGCCCACGAACGTGAACGCATAAAAAGCGAAGGCGAAGAATTTGGTTTCGATCGGGTTGGAGAAAAAAGAAAGTCAGACGCTGAAAG acctaaagAAAATGGACACCACAACGAAGCACATGGTCTACCAGCAATATCTCCCAACAAAAGAAAATGTCGCA CGCCTGGTTATGATCAAGATAGTGGAACTATTGTTGAGCAGTTGATGGATAGCATGAAACAAGATACTGATGAATGGAGAAACTTAGAAACG ATTTTACAATGTATTGTAACGTTCGTTGAAAAAGCGAAGCGTTCTATGTCTGTCTTGCAAGATCGCTGTGTTCGAGATCGTGAAGAAATGGCGTCCTGGGCTAGAGCAATGGCGGCTGATGCTGAGTCCGAAATCAAGAGAAGAGCAG TCGAGCTGACCGACGATCGCATAAACGAAGTAAAGAGAAGAGCCGAAGATGCCGTCACCGATGTGAAACGTAAGGCGGTAGTTGAGCTACAAAAAGCTGTAAGCGCTGCGGAGGAGAAAGCTAATGATGCATTAAGCCAAGCTCATCAACGAATGGACAAAGCTGTGTTAGAAGCAAGACGACAAGCAACTGAAGAAACTTCCATCATTATAAACCAACAGGAGAATTCCAAAGag aaCTGTTGGAACTGCGGTAGAAAGGCGAATGAAACATGCAGTGGTTGTAACGTAGCTAGATACTGTGGTGCATTCTGTCAGCACAAGGACTGGGAACACCACCATAAAGAATGCGGTAAGCATGCAAAGCAGAGCCAAGAATCAAACAGTAAGTCACCTCGGATTGAAACAGATAGCTCAACACCTGATCGCAAGTCCAGTCCTCGACCAGTCACTACGGCAACAACCACCACTTCCAAAGAAGCAAGCACGAGCAGTACTGAGGCGGTGATGTCGACTCCTCCTGTTCCAACAACTTCAACTTGA
- the LOC130613915 gene encoding protein CBFA2T1-like isoform X2 codes for MVASRKNSLLYRNSELTLRDYMSANERSVVMPDSPVPVPADAPIVSSPARLHITTSTSQLIDGRPPISVATGLPNGYHATSPNQPLSPGLLNGMQLPPTCGARQLSKLKRFLTTLQQFGSDISPEIGERVRGLIVNLVNNAITVEEFHQQLQDATNFPLRPFVIPFLKANLPLLQQELIQCSHLSKRSPHQYLTPSESLSAHERERIKSEGEEFGFDRVGEKRKSDAERPKENGHHNEAHGLPAISPNKRKCRTPGYDQDSGTIVEQLMDSMKQDTDEWRNLETILQCIVTFVEKAKRSMSVLQDRCVRDREEMASWARAMAADAESEIKRRAVELTDDRINEVKRRAEDAVTDVKRKAVVELQKAVSAAEEKANDALSQAHQRMDKAVLEARRQATEETSIIINQQENSKENCWNCGRKANETCSGCNVARYCGAFCQHKDWEHHHKECGKHAKQSQESNSKSPRIETDSSTPDRKSSPRPVTTATTTTSKEASTSSTEAVMSTPPVPTTST; via the exons ATGGTTGCTTCGCGTAAAAACTCTCTCTTGTATCGCAACAGTGAATTGACCTTAAGAGATTATATGTCGGCTAATG AACGCAGTGTAGTGATGCCAGATTCGCCAGTCCCCGTGCCTGCCGACGCTCCAATCGTATCGTCACCAGCGCGATTACATATCACCACCTCGACGTCGCAGTTGATTGATGGACGACCACCGATTTCCGTTGCAACTGGGTTACCGAACGGATATCATGCGACAAGTCCGAATCAACCGCTTTCACCCGGTTTATTAAATG GTATGCAGTTGCCACCCACTTGTGGTGCAAGACAGCTTAGCAAACTCAAACGCTTTCTCACCACCCTTCAACAGTTTGGTTCAGACATTTCACCAGAGATTGGCGAACGCGTCCGTGGTTTGATCGTAAATTTAGTG aacaacGCAATCACTGTGGAAGAATTTCACCAACAGTTACAGGATGCGACAAATTTCCCATTGCGGCCTTTTGTTATACCGTTCCTAAAG GCCAATCTACCGTTGCTTCAACAAGAATTGATTCAGTGTTCACACTTATCAAAGAGGTCTCCTCATCAGTACCTCACCCCCTCAGAATCGCTGTCCGCCCACGAACGTGAACGCATAAAAAGCGAAGGCGAAGAATTTGGTTTCGATCGGGTTGGAGAAAAAAGAAAGTCAGACGCTGAAAG acctaaagAAAATGGACACCACAACGAAGCACATGGTCTACCAGCAATATCTCCCAACAAAAGAAAATGTCGCA CGCCTGGTTATGATCAAGATAGTGGAACTATTGTTGAGCAGTTGATGGATAGCATGAAACAAGATACTGATGAATGGAGAAACTTAGAAACG ATTTTACAATGTATTGTAACGTTCGTTGAAAAAGCGAAGCGTTCTATGTCTGTCTTGCAAGATCGCTGTGTTCGAGATCGTGAAGAAATGGCGTCCTGGGCTAGAGCAATGGCGGCTGATGCTGAGTCCGAAATCAAGAGAAGAGCAG TCGAGCTGACCGACGATCGCATAAACGAAGTAAAGAGAAGAGCCGAAGATGCCGTCACCGATGTGAAACGTAAGGCGGTAGTTGAGCTACAAAAAGCTGTAAGCGCTGCGGAGGAGAAAGCTAATGATGCATTAAGCCAAGCTCATCAACGAATGGACAAAGCTGTGTTAGAAGCAAGACGACAAGCAACTGAAGAAACTTCCATCATTATAAACCAACAGGAGAATTCCAAAGag aaCTGTTGGAACTGCGGTAGAAAGGCGAATGAAACATGCAGTGGTTGTAACGTAGCTAGATACTGTGGTGCATTCTGTCAGCACAAGGACTGGGAACACCACCATAAAGAATGCGGTAAGCATGCAAAGCAGAGCCAAGAATCAAACAGTAAGTCACCTCGGATTGAAACAGATAGCTCAACACCTGATCGCAAGTCCAGTCCTCGACCAGTCACTACGGCAACAACCACCACTTCCAAAGAAGCAAGCACGAGCAGTACTGAGGCGGTGATGTCGACTCCTCCTGTTCCAACAACTTCAACTTGA
- the LOC130613915 gene encoding protein CBFA2T1-like isoform X4 produces MPDSPVPVPADAPIVSSPARLHITTSTSQLIDGRPPISVATGLPNGYHATSPNQPLSPGLLNGMQLPPTCGARQLSKLKRFLTTLQQFGSDISPEIGERVRGLIVNLVNNAITVEEFHQQLQDATNFPLRPFVIPFLKANLPLLQQELIQCSHLSKRSPHQYLTPSESLSAHERERIKSEGEEFGFDRVGEKRKSDAERPKENGHHNEAHGLPAISPNKRKCRTPGYDQDSGTIVEQLMDSMKQDTDEWRNLETILQCIVTFVEKAKRSMSVLQDRCVRDREEMASWARAMAADAESEIKRRAVELTDDRINEVKRRAEDAVTDVKRKAVVELQKAVSAAEEKANDALSQAHQRMDKAVLEARRQATEETSIIINQQENSKENCWNCGRKANETCSGCNVARYCGAFCQHKDWEHHHKECGKHAKQSQESNSKSPRIETDSSTPDRKSSPRPVTTATTTTSKEASTSSTEAVMSTPPVPTTST; encoded by the exons ATGCCAGATTCGCCAGTCCCCGTGCCTGCCGACGCTCCAATCGTATCGTCACCAGCGCGATTACATATCACCACCTCGACGTCGCAGTTGATTGATGGACGACCACCGATTTCCGTTGCAACTGGGTTACCGAACGGATATCATGCGACAAGTCCGAATCAACCGCTTTCACCCGGTTTATTAAATG GTATGCAGTTGCCACCCACTTGTGGTGCAAGACAGCTTAGCAAACTCAAACGCTTTCTCACCACCCTTCAACAGTTTGGTTCAGACATTTCACCAGAGATTGGCGAACGCGTCCGTGGTTTGATCGTAAATTTAGTG aacaacGCAATCACTGTGGAAGAATTTCACCAACAGTTACAGGATGCGACAAATTTCCCATTGCGGCCTTTTGTTATACCGTTCCTAAAG GCCAATCTACCGTTGCTTCAACAAGAATTGATTCAGTGTTCACACTTATCAAAGAGGTCTCCTCATCAGTACCTCACCCCCTCAGAATCGCTGTCCGCCCACGAACGTGAACGCATAAAAAGCGAAGGCGAAGAATTTGGTTTCGATCGGGTTGGAGAAAAAAGAAAGTCAGACGCTGAAAG acctaaagAAAATGGACACCACAACGAAGCACATGGTCTACCAGCAATATCTCCCAACAAAAGAAAATGTCGCA CGCCTGGTTATGATCAAGATAGTGGAACTATTGTTGAGCAGTTGATGGATAGCATGAAACAAGATACTGATGAATGGAGAAACTTAGAAACG ATTTTACAATGTATTGTAACGTTCGTTGAAAAAGCGAAGCGTTCTATGTCTGTCTTGCAAGATCGCTGTGTTCGAGATCGTGAAGAAATGGCGTCCTGGGCTAGAGCAATGGCGGCTGATGCTGAGTCCGAAATCAAGAGAAGAGCAG TCGAGCTGACCGACGATCGCATAAACGAAGTAAAGAGAAGAGCCGAAGATGCCGTCACCGATGTGAAACGTAAGGCGGTAGTTGAGCTACAAAAAGCTGTAAGCGCTGCGGAGGAGAAAGCTAATGATGCATTAAGCCAAGCTCATCAACGAATGGACAAAGCTGTGTTAGAAGCAAGACGACAAGCAACTGAAGAAACTTCCATCATTATAAACCAACAGGAGAATTCCAAAGag aaCTGTTGGAACTGCGGTAGAAAGGCGAATGAAACATGCAGTGGTTGTAACGTAGCTAGATACTGTGGTGCATTCTGTCAGCACAAGGACTGGGAACACCACCATAAAGAATGCGGTAAGCATGCAAAGCAGAGCCAAGAATCAAACAGTAAGTCACCTCGGATTGAAACAGATAGCTCAACACCTGATCGCAAGTCCAGTCCTCGACCAGTCACTACGGCAACAACCACCACTTCCAAAGAAGCAAGCACGAGCAGTACTGAGGCGGTGATGTCGACTCCTCCTGTTCCAACAACTTCAACTTGA